Proteins from one Candidatus Latescibacterota bacterium genomic window:
- a CDS encoding ribonuclease H-like domain-containing protein has protein sequence MDERKNDLKEELEALKKKAENAFGRRAIPSIGEDLFKPVTQGDIGRVVGKYGDASGRVVDEPDVPAASGSLEMLVSGSVEQSGSGPFYRVLAEAGEIWDNAGKVHEEYLATITGDLQDIRPELSGLMPVTQARPEDICYLDIETTGLSNCPLFLVGLMYTSGDRLMIDQLFARDYTEERNILVFLESLFLRFKMLVTFNGIGFDIPFIAARMSSGKIPFSPPPVHVDLLKVARKGVGKRTPNHKLQTLEVHLLGRKRKGDIPGSRIPGAYHDFVRNGDAGHMATVIHHNRLDLYSMLELVTLFLSGR, from the coding sequence ATGGATGAACGGAAAAACGACCTGAAAGAAGAACTGGAAGCGTTGAAGAAAAAAGCGGAAAACGCCTTCGGCAGGCGGGCCATACCGTCGATAGGCGAGGATCTTTTCAAGCCGGTCACGCAGGGAGATATCGGGAGGGTCGTCGGGAAATACGGGGATGCGTCGGGCAGGGTTGTGGATGAGCCTGATGTCCCTGCCGCAAGCGGCTCTCTTGAGATGCTGGTGAGCGGCTCGGTCGAGCAATCCGGATCCGGGCCATTCTACAGGGTGCTGGCCGAGGCAGGCGAGATATGGGATAACGCCGGGAAGGTGCATGAGGAGTACCTTGCGACGATCACGGGCGATTTACAGGATATCAGGCCGGAACTGTCAGGGTTGATGCCGGTGACACAGGCCCGGCCGGAAGATATCTGCTACCTCGATATCGAGACGACTGGCCTGAGCAACTGTCCTCTCTTTCTGGTCGGCCTTATGTATACGAGCGGAGACAGATTGATGATCGATCAACTTTTCGCCCGTGATTACACCGAGGAGAGGAATATCCTCGTATTTCTGGAATCCCTTTTCTTGAGATTCAAGATGCTTGTCACCTTCAACGGTATCGGCTTTGACATCCCGTTCATTGCCGCGAGGATGTCGTCCGGAAAGATACCTTTCAGCCCGCCGCCGGTGCATGTAGACCTCCTGAAGGTGGCGAGGAAGGGTGTCGGTAAAAGGACGCCGAACCACAAGCTTCAGACCCTTGAGGTACATCTGTTGGGAAGAAAACGCAAGGGCGACATACCGGGCAGTCGCATACCCGGTGCGTATCATGATTTTGTAAGGAACGGGGACGCCGGACATATGGCGACCGTGATACATCACAACAGGCTCGATCTCTATTCGATGCTCGAACTGGTGACATTATTCCTGTCCGGAAGGTGA
- a CDS encoding M23 family metallopeptidase — MKGGPDQYGAPGIGKILSAEFNTSGESHYAFLFESQDGFPDYFDEKGKSLRKQLLRAPLSYSRISSSYSHRRLHPVLHTYRPHLGIDYAAPTGTPVMTTGDGTIMTASRTRANGNYIKVKHNRNYISYYLHLSKFAKGIKAGVKVLQGQVIGYVGATGIATGPHLDYRVKKNGKFVNPLRLKLPPAKPVQADKMEEYKLFASARIDRIRQIPIRDPRGEYFVEGKEPDSTDDTSTDSRLEKGHSSAID; from the coding sequence ATGAAAGGCGGTCCAGACCAGTACGGAGCGCCGGGGATAGGAAAGATCCTCTCGGCAGAGTTCAATACAAGCGGAGAGAGTCATTATGCCTTCCTTTTCGAGAGTCAGGACGGGTTCCCCGATTATTTCGATGAAAAGGGAAAATCACTCCGCAAACAACTTCTGAGAGCACCACTGAGCTATTCCAGGATAAGTTCGAGTTACAGTCACAGAAGACTTCACCCTGTGTTGCACACATACCGGCCACACCTCGGTATAGATTATGCCGCTCCGACCGGGACTCCCGTAATGACCACCGGTGACGGAACGATCATGACGGCCTCCCGCACAAGGGCAAACGGCAACTACATAAAGGTGAAACACAACAGAAACTATATCAGCTACTATCTGCACCTGAGCAAGTTCGCCAAGGGCATCAAGGCAGGGGTCAAGGTCCTGCAGGGGCAGGTGATCGGCTATGTCGGGGCTACGGGGATCGCTACCGGGCCTCATCTCGATTACCGTGTGAAGAAGAACGGCAAGTTTGTCAACCCGCTCCGGCTGAAACTTCCTCCCGCAAAGCCTGTCCAGGCTGACAAAATGGAGGAATACAAACTCTTCGCCAGCGCCAGGATCGACCGCATCAGACAGATTCCGATCCGCGACCCCCGCGGTGAATATTTCGTGGAGGGGAAAGAACCCGACTCCACCGATGATACCTCCACTGATTCCAGGCTGGAAAAGGGCCACTCCTCAGCCATCGACTAG